A window of Echeneis naucrates chromosome 13, fEcheNa1.1, whole genome shotgun sequence contains these coding sequences:
- the aipl1 gene encoding aryl-hydrocarbon-interacting protein-like 1 isoform X1 yields MSDMQDTLLLGSEGIKKTILHGGTGEIPKFITGAKVTFHFRTQLCDDDRTVIDDSKVVGTPMEIVIGNMFKLDIWETLLSSMRIGEVAEFWCDTTHTGVYPLVSKSMRRIAEGKDPVDWHIHTCGMANMFAYHSLGYDDLDELMKEPKPLYFVLELLKVQQPSEYNRESWALSDEERLKVVPVLHGQGNKLYKQGRYQEATQKYKEAVICIKNVQTKEKAWDIPWMKLEKMANTLTLNYCQCLLRMEEYYEVIEHTSDIINQHPGVVKAFYLRGKAHMEVWNEAEARQDFGRVLDLDPGMKKAVKKDLAVLNMRMEEKNQEDRDKYKGMF; encoded by the exons ATGTCAGATATGCAGGATACACTGCTGTTGGGATCAGAAGGAATCAAGAAAACTATCCTGCATGGAGGAACTGGAGAAATTCCTAAATTCATCACTGGAGCAAAG GTGACATTCCACTTCCGCACCCAACTATGTGATGATGACCGTACGGTGATAGACGACAGCAAAGTGGTGGGGACACCCATGGAGATTGTGATTGGCAACATGTTTAAACTGGACATCTGGGAGACGCTGTTGTCCTCCATGAGGATCGGTGAAGTGGCTGAGTTCTGGTGCGACACCACT CACACTGGTGTTTATCCACTTGTGTCCAAGAGCATGCGACGGATTGCAGAAGGGAAAGATCCAGTCGACTGGCACATCCACACATGCGGCATGGCCAACATGTTCGCCTACCACAGCCTCGGCTACGACGACCTGGATGAGCTGATGAAGGAGCCGAAACCGCTCTACTTCGTCCTTGAGCTGCTCAAG GTGCAGCAGCCCAGTGAGTACAACAGGGAGTCCTGGGCTCTGAGTGATGAGGAAAGGTTGAAGGTAGTCCCTGTCCTCCACGGCCAGGGGAACAAGCTCTATAAACAAGGACGCTACCAGGAGGCCACACAGAAGTACAAGGAGGCTGTTATCTGCATCAAAAACGTTCAGACTAAG GAGAAAGCGTGGGACATCCCTTGGATGAAGCTGGAGAAGATGGCCAACACACTAACCCTCAACTACTGCCAGTGTCTCCTACGCATGGAAGAGTACTATGAGGTCATCGAGCACACTAGTGACATTATCAATCAGCACCCAG GTGTAGTGAAGGCCTTCTACCTTCGAGGGAAGGCCCACATGGAGGTGTGGAACGAGGCGGAGGCTCGGCAGGACTTCGGCAGGGTGCTGGACCTGGACCCCGGCATGAAGAAGGCCGTCAAGAAGGATCTGGCTGTGCTCAACATGCGCATGGAAGAGAAGAACCAGGAGGACAGGGACAAGTATAAGGGCATGTTCTGA
- the aipl1 gene encoding aryl-hydrocarbon-interacting protein-like 1 isoform X4 — MQDTLLLGSEGIKKTILHGGTGEIPKFITGAKVTFHFRTQLCDDDRTVIDDSKVVGTPMEIVIGNMFKLDIWETLLSSMRIGEVAEFWCDTTHTGVYPLVSKSMRRIAEGKDPVDWHIHTCGMANMFAYHSLGYDDLDELMKEPKPLYFVLELLKVQQPSEYNRESWALSDEERLKVVPVLHGQGNKLYKQGRYQEATQKYKEAVICIKNVQTKCLLRMEEYYEVIEHTSDIINQHPGVVKAFYLRGKAHMEVWNEAEARQDFGRVLDLDPGMKKAVKKDLAVLNMRMEEKNQEDRDKYKGMF, encoded by the exons ATGCAGGATACACTGCTGTTGGGATCAGAAGGAATCAAGAAAACTATCCTGCATGGAGGAACTGGAGAAATTCCTAAATTCATCACTGGAGCAAAG GTGACATTCCACTTCCGCACCCAACTATGTGATGATGACCGTACGGTGATAGACGACAGCAAAGTGGTGGGGACACCCATGGAGATTGTGATTGGCAACATGTTTAAACTGGACATCTGGGAGACGCTGTTGTCCTCCATGAGGATCGGTGAAGTGGCTGAGTTCTGGTGCGACACCACT CACACTGGTGTTTATCCACTTGTGTCCAAGAGCATGCGACGGATTGCAGAAGGGAAAGATCCAGTCGACTGGCACATCCACACATGCGGCATGGCCAACATGTTCGCCTACCACAGCCTCGGCTACGACGACCTGGATGAGCTGATGAAGGAGCCGAAACCGCTCTACTTCGTCCTTGAGCTGCTCAAG GTGCAGCAGCCCAGTGAGTACAACAGGGAGTCCTGGGCTCTGAGTGATGAGGAAAGGTTGAAGGTAGTCCCTGTCCTCCACGGCCAGGGGAACAAGCTCTATAAACAAGGACGCTACCAGGAGGCCACACAGAAGTACAAGGAGGCTGTTATCTGCATCAAAAACGTTCAGACTAAG TGTCTCCTACGCATGGAAGAGTACTATGAGGTCATCGAGCACACTAGTGACATTATCAATCAGCACCCAG GTGTAGTGAAGGCCTTCTACCTTCGAGGGAAGGCCCACATGGAGGTGTGGAACGAGGCGGAGGCTCGGCAGGACTTCGGCAGGGTGCTGGACCTGGACCCCGGCATGAAGAAGGCCGTCAAGAAGGATCTGGCTGTGCTCAACATGCGCATGGAAGAGAAGAACCAGGAGGACAGGGACAAGTATAAGGGCATGTTCTGA
- the aipl1 gene encoding aryl-hydrocarbon-interacting protein-like 1 isoform X3, with translation MQDTLLLGSEGIKKTILHGGTGEIPKFITGAKVGTPMEIVIGNMFKLDIWETLLSSMRIGEVAEFWCDTTHTGVYPLVSKSMRRIAEGKDPVDWHIHTCGMANMFAYHSLGYDDLDELMKEPKPLYFVLELLKVQQPSEYNRESWALSDEERLKVVPVLHGQGNKLYKQGRYQEATQKYKEAVICIKNVQTKEKAWDIPWMKLEKMANTLTLNYCQCLLRMEEYYEVIEHTSDIINQHPGVVKAFYLRGKAHMEVWNEAEARQDFGRVLDLDPGMKKAVKKDLAVLNMRMEEKNQEDRDKYKGMF, from the exons ATGCAGGATACACTGCTGTTGGGATCAGAAGGAATCAAGAAAACTATCCTGCATGGAGGAACTGGAGAAATTCCTAAATTCATCACTGGAGCAAA GGTGGGGACACCCATGGAGATTGTGATTGGCAACATGTTTAAACTGGACATCTGGGAGACGCTGTTGTCCTCCATGAGGATCGGTGAAGTGGCTGAGTTCTGGTGCGACACCACT CACACTGGTGTTTATCCACTTGTGTCCAAGAGCATGCGACGGATTGCAGAAGGGAAAGATCCAGTCGACTGGCACATCCACACATGCGGCATGGCCAACATGTTCGCCTACCACAGCCTCGGCTACGACGACCTGGATGAGCTGATGAAGGAGCCGAAACCGCTCTACTTCGTCCTTGAGCTGCTCAAG GTGCAGCAGCCCAGTGAGTACAACAGGGAGTCCTGGGCTCTGAGTGATGAGGAAAGGTTGAAGGTAGTCCCTGTCCTCCACGGCCAGGGGAACAAGCTCTATAAACAAGGACGCTACCAGGAGGCCACACAGAAGTACAAGGAGGCTGTTATCTGCATCAAAAACGTTCAGACTAAG GAGAAAGCGTGGGACATCCCTTGGATGAAGCTGGAGAAGATGGCCAACACACTAACCCTCAACTACTGCCAGTGTCTCCTACGCATGGAAGAGTACTATGAGGTCATCGAGCACACTAGTGACATTATCAATCAGCACCCAG GTGTAGTGAAGGCCTTCTACCTTCGAGGGAAGGCCCACATGGAGGTGTGGAACGAGGCGGAGGCTCGGCAGGACTTCGGCAGGGTGCTGGACCTGGACCCCGGCATGAAGAAGGCCGTCAAGAAGGATCTGGCTGTGCTCAACATGCGCATGGAAGAGAAGAACCAGGAGGACAGGGACAAGTATAAGGGCATGTTCTGA
- the aipl1 gene encoding aryl-hydrocarbon-interacting protein-like 1 isoform X2, with translation MQDTLLLGSEGIKKTILHGGTGEIPKFITGAKDRTVIDDSKVVGTPMEIVIGNMFKLDIWETLLSSMRIGEVAEFWCDTTHTGVYPLVSKSMRRIAEGKDPVDWHIHTCGMANMFAYHSLGYDDLDELMKEPKPLYFVLELLKVQQPSEYNRESWALSDEERLKVVPVLHGQGNKLYKQGRYQEATQKYKEAVICIKNVQTKEKAWDIPWMKLEKMANTLTLNYCQCLLRMEEYYEVIEHTSDIINQHPGVVKAFYLRGKAHMEVWNEAEARQDFGRVLDLDPGMKKAVKKDLAVLNMRMEEKNQEDRDKYKGMF, from the exons ATGCAGGATACACTGCTGTTGGGATCAGAAGGAATCAAGAAAACTATCCTGCATGGAGGAACTGGAGAAATTCCTAAATTCATCACTGGAGCAAAG GACCGTACGGTGATAGACGACAGCAAAGTGGTGGGGACACCCATGGAGATTGTGATTGGCAACATGTTTAAACTGGACATCTGGGAGACGCTGTTGTCCTCCATGAGGATCGGTGAAGTGGCTGAGTTCTGGTGCGACACCACT CACACTGGTGTTTATCCACTTGTGTCCAAGAGCATGCGACGGATTGCAGAAGGGAAAGATCCAGTCGACTGGCACATCCACACATGCGGCATGGCCAACATGTTCGCCTACCACAGCCTCGGCTACGACGACCTGGATGAGCTGATGAAGGAGCCGAAACCGCTCTACTTCGTCCTTGAGCTGCTCAAG GTGCAGCAGCCCAGTGAGTACAACAGGGAGTCCTGGGCTCTGAGTGATGAGGAAAGGTTGAAGGTAGTCCCTGTCCTCCACGGCCAGGGGAACAAGCTCTATAAACAAGGACGCTACCAGGAGGCCACACAGAAGTACAAGGAGGCTGTTATCTGCATCAAAAACGTTCAGACTAAG GAGAAAGCGTGGGACATCCCTTGGATGAAGCTGGAGAAGATGGCCAACACACTAACCCTCAACTACTGCCAGTGTCTCCTACGCATGGAAGAGTACTATGAGGTCATCGAGCACACTAGTGACATTATCAATCAGCACCCAG GTGTAGTGAAGGCCTTCTACCTTCGAGGGAAGGCCCACATGGAGGTGTGGAACGAGGCGGAGGCTCGGCAGGACTTCGGCAGGGTGCTGGACCTGGACCCCGGCATGAAGAAGGCCGTCAAGAAGGATCTGGCTGTGCTCAACATGCGCATGGAAGAGAAGAACCAGGAGGACAGGGACAAGTATAAGGGCATGTTCTGA